One window of Methanothermobacter thermautotrophicus genomic DNA carries:
- a CDS encoding serine protein kinase RIO: MDPQETEKAPEIRALKSRAVNRVDSDLGRMEAVKRLKGVEDRRVGSEVFDELTLKTLYKLANSGYLAVLNGAVSTGKEANVFKGITDTDEFVAVKIYRVATSDFKKMQYYIQGDPRFKVRTTNRRQLVQAWVNKEFRNLKRALEAEVRVPEPVTARDNVLLMEFIGEDGVPAPTMRDAPPEDPEEALETILEYMYRLYNVARLVHGDLSFFNILNHCGEPVIIDVSQAMVLEHPLAGELLERDIENMVRDFRRIGVSVSADYMRERITGK, translated from the coding sequence ATGGACCCCCAGGAAACAGAAAAGGCTCCTGAGATCAGGGCCCTTAAATCCAGGGCAGTCAACAGGGTTGATTCTGATCTTGGCCGGATGGAGGCTGTTAAAAGATTAAAGGGTGTTGAGGACCGCCGGGTCGGTAGCGAGGTCTTTGATGAGCTGACCCTGAAAACTCTCTACAAGCTGGCGAATTCAGGTTACCTTGCTGTTCTCAACGGTGCTGTGAGTACCGGGAAGGAGGCCAATGTCTTCAAGGGCATCACAGACACCGATGAATTCGTTGCAGTCAAGATCTACAGGGTGGCCACATCCGACTTCAAGAAGATGCAGTACTACATCCAGGGGGACCCACGATTCAAGGTCAGGACAACTAACAGGCGGCAGCTGGTCCAGGCATGGGTTAACAAGGAATTCAGGAACCTTAAGAGGGCCCTTGAGGCAGAGGTCCGTGTACCGGAACCCGTCACTGCAAGGGACAATGTGCTCCTAATGGAATTCATAGGGGAAGATGGGGTTCCAGCGCCCACCATGAGGGACGCCCCACCCGAGGACCCCGAGGAAGCCCTTGAAACAATACTTGAATACATGTACCGCCTCTATAATGTGGCCAGACTTGTGCATGGGGATCTATCATTCTTCAACATACTCAACCATTGCGGTGAACCCGTAATAATAGATGTATCCCAGGCAATGGTACTCGAACATCCCCTTGCCGGCGAACTCCTTGAAAGGGACATAGAGAACATGGTACGTGACTTCAGGAGGATAGGGGTTTCTGTAAGTGCAGATTATATGAGGGAAAGGATAACTGGAAAGTAA
- the eif1A gene encoding translation initiation factor eIF-1A translates to MSRGHQTQEVRRVRTPRRGEIPGVVEQIMGHGKLKVRCADGHIRLGRIPGKMKKRIWIREGDVVLVKPWEFQSEEKADIVWRYTRTESNWLERKGYLKL, encoded by the coding sequence TTGAGTAGAGGACATCAAACACAGGAAGTCAGGCGTGTTAGGACCCCGAGGAGGGGTGAGATACCTGGAGTTGTTGAACAGATAATGGGCCACGGAAAACTGAAGGTGAGATGTGCCGATGGCCATATAAGGCTCGGTCGTATCCCAGGGAAGATGAAAAAGAGGATATGGATACGTGAAGGGGACGTGGTCCTTGTTAAGCCCTGGGAATTCCAGAGCGAAGAGAAAGCAGATATCGTATGGAGATACACCCGTACAGAGTCAAACTGGCTTGAAAGGAAGGGTTACCTTAAACTCTGA
- the glp gene encoding gephyrin-like molybdotransferase Glp, producing MGVEFLEIIDLDDARRITGKLFNELYSQGTETVDILDAAGRVLADDTESPLDLPPFDRASRDGYAVRAEDTFGADEENPATLRCIETVEAGSVPSLEVAEGLCTRISTGAPVPQGADAVVMVEYTEEDGDLVYIQRPAYPSQHIAARGSDIRAGSILLRAGTLLSPDKIAALSAAGITRVNVVSKPSVYVISTGNELIDPSGHLEPGKIFDSNSMGLSSALKEAGCAVKNGGIVRDNYGELRDAILRGLEEADIVITSGGTSAGPGDILSEVLDELGRVVIHGISIKPGKPTIVGVVDDKIVVGLPGFPVSALIVFMSLIEPFLRKLSGKKASSGQVKTLKLADRLHSSRGRVHYALVRVNGDYAHPIFKDSGAVAALAGADGYIEVPKNVEIIGEGEEVEVVLFENR from the coding sequence ATGGGTGTTGAATTTCTTGAGATAATCGATCTGGATGATGCCAGGAGAATAACAGGGAAACTGTTCAATGAACTCTACAGCCAGGGCACTGAAACCGTTGATATACTGGATGCTGCTGGAAGGGTGCTTGCTGATGACACTGAAAGTCCGCTGGACCTCCCACCCTTTGACAGGGCCTCCAGAGACGGCTACGCTGTGAGGGCTGAGGACACCTTCGGGGCGGACGAGGAGAACCCTGCCACCTTGAGGTGCATTGAGACCGTTGAGGCTGGATCGGTACCTTCCCTTGAGGTCGCTGAGGGGTTGTGCACAAGGATAAGTACAGGGGCTCCTGTACCTCAGGGTGCAGATGCTGTGGTCATGGTGGAGTATACTGAGGAGGACGGTGACCTGGTTTACATCCAGAGGCCAGCGTACCCATCACAGCACATAGCTGCAAGGGGATCTGATATAAGGGCTGGAAGCATCCTCCTCAGGGCTGGAACCCTACTTTCACCCGATAAAATAGCAGCACTCTCAGCTGCAGGGATAACCCGGGTCAATGTGGTTTCAAAGCCATCTGTATATGTTATATCCACAGGTAATGAACTCATTGACCCCTCAGGACATTTAGAACCTGGTAAAATATTTGATTCAAATTCTATGGGTCTTTCATCCGCCCTGAAGGAGGCTGGCTGTGCTGTTAAAAATGGTGGTATAGTGAGGGATAACTATGGAGAGCTCAGGGATGCCATCCTCAGGGGCCTTGAGGAGGCTGACATAGTCATAACATCCGGGGGGACCTCTGCAGGGCCAGGAGATATACTTTCGGAGGTCCTGGATGAACTGGGCCGGGTGGTTATCCATGGTATCTCAATAAAGCCTGGTAAACCCACCATAGTCGGGGTGGTTGATGATAAAATTGTTGTTGGACTCCCGGGTTTCCCTGTATCAGCACTCATAGTTTTCATGTCACTCATAGAACCATTCCTCAGGAAACTTTCAGGTAAAAAGGCATCATCAGGGCAGGTTAAAACCCTTAAACTTGCAGATAGGCTCCACTCATCAAGGGGCCGTGTTCACTATGCCCTTGTGAGGGTGAATGGTGATTATGCACACCCCATATTCAAGGATTCGGGTGCGGTGGCAGCCCTGGCAGGGGCCGATGGCTACATTGAGGTCCCCAAGAACGTTGAGATCATAGGTGAGGGAGAGGAGGTTGAAGTTGTCCTCTTTGAAAACCGGTAG
- the cobK gene encoding precorrin-6A reductase, with protein sequence MAGTRDARRIISWLSGIPGVEVTATTTTDHGAELAEKAGASRTVTGPLDSEGLSELILKTGARLLIDATHPFAVQATGNALMACRDTETFYVRFERPEVNPEGVIRVKSFMEAGDVASSLLGDDELVMHLAGVSTLGDVLRSLEPERVAVRVLPSTSSIEKCLQLGVPASQIIAMQGRFSAEMNLALLREYRAGAVITKESGETGGLPEKVEAASELGIPLILVERPRVNLDGEAVFSDMSSLREHVLKILRDIR encoded by the coding sequence ATGGCGGGAACCCGGGACGCCAGGAGGATAATATCCTGGCTCTCAGGGATCCCAGGGGTTGAGGTGACAGCGACCACGACAACAGATCATGGAGCTGAACTTGCAGAGAAGGCAGGGGCCTCAAGGACAGTTACAGGGCCCCTTGACAGTGAAGGGCTCAGTGAACTCATACTTAAAACTGGTGCACGTCTTCTGATTGACGCCACCCACCCCTTTGCAGTCCAGGCCACAGGGAATGCCCTCATGGCCTGCAGGGACACTGAAACCTTCTATGTGAGGTTCGAGAGGCCCGAGGTTAACCCTGAGGGAGTTATAAGGGTTAAATCATTCATGGAGGCCGGTGACGTGGCTTCGTCCCTGCTGGGGGATGATGAGCTGGTGATGCACCTTGCAGGTGTATCAACCCTGGGAGATGTCCTCAGATCCCTTGAACCCGAAAGGGTCGCTGTCCGTGTACTCCCATCCACATCATCCATTGAGAAATGCCTCCAGCTGGGTGTCCCTGCCAGCCAGATAATAGCAATGCAGGGGAGGTTCTCGGCTGAAATGAACCTTGCCCTCCTGCGAGAATACCGTGCAGGTGCCGTTATAACAAAGGAGAGTGGTGAGACAGGGGGACTCCCTGAGAAGGTTGAAGCTGCATCTGAACTCGGCATACCCCTTATACTCGTGGAGAGGCCCAGGGTGAACCTTGATGGAGAGGCTGTCTTCAGTGACATGAGCAGCCTCAGGGAGCATGTTCTGAAGATTCTCAGGGATATTAGGTGA
- a CDS encoding calcium-transporting P-type ATPase, PMR1-type, whose amino-acid sequence MFKMRWADMSVDEVLKELKTSRNGLSREEALRRLEEYGRNELVEEKKAGPLKLFLSQFMDILIILLIVAAAASYFVGDVLDSAVILFVVVVNATVGFIQEYRAERAMEKLKGLVSTEAVVVRDGETMRIPASELTPGDIVIIEEGDNVPADLRLIETYDLRIDESALTGESIPVRKTHENPEDKRDVIAFMDSHVVSGRGKGAVIATGMETSMGKIARMIQADEGKTPLQEKIISLGKSLGLIAVLVCALVFAIQFLRGLPLVDTFMTAVSLAVASVPEGLPAILTLTLALGMQRMAKSNAIVRRLLAVETLGSCSVICTDKTGTLTHNRMTVRESELTSPEMALKVCALCNNATVSDGAVIGDPTDAAILSFAAEKGYLRDELERKYPRLAEIPLDSTRKRMSTINQLEDGRYLLVKGAPEIILRMCRYIDSGEGVEELTDEEVERWLSRLNDMTSRALRVLALAYRKLPDGDDEEKDLVFVGLVGMMDPPRKEAAEAIETCKRAGIKVVMITGDHRDTAVAIARELGLMDNGMALTGRELDEISDEEFNEIVEDVRVYARVFPEQKVRIVEALQGRGHVVAMTGDGVNDAPALKKAAIGVAMGSGTDVARESSDMVLQDDNFATIVRAVKEGRTIFDNIRRFVKFQLSTNVGAILTIVSASLINLPVPFNPIQILWINIIMDGPPAQSLGVEPPESDIMLRKPEREEILPRRNLLRIILAGAVMAAGTLGLYMYMLSSGAGIERAMTVAFTVFVIFQIFNVFNCKSRTGLSNRALILAVVASLLLQILVIYIAPLEGIFRTVPLSAGDWVLIVLVASLILILEAILRFVDGRK is encoded by the coding sequence GTGTTCAAAATGAGATGGGCTGATATGAGTGTTGATGAAGTTTTAAAGGAACTTAAAACGTCCAGAAATGGTTTAAGCCGAGAAGAGGCATTGAGGAGGCTTGAAGAGTACGGTAGGAACGAGCTTGTTGAGGAGAAAAAGGCAGGTCCACTGAAGCTCTTCCTCAGCCAGTTCATGGACATACTCATAATACTCCTCATTGTGGCTGCAGCTGCATCCTACTTTGTGGGTGACGTCCTTGACTCCGCAGTTATCCTCTTTGTTGTGGTTGTGAACGCCACCGTTGGTTTCATTCAGGAGTACCGTGCAGAGCGTGCCATGGAAAAACTCAAGGGTCTGGTATCGACAGAGGCTGTGGTCGTAAGGGATGGTGAGACCATGAGGATCCCTGCCTCTGAGCTCACACCAGGCGACATAGTGATCATAGAGGAGGGAGACAATGTACCTGCCGACCTCAGGCTGATAGAAACCTATGATCTCCGGATAGACGAATCAGCCCTAACCGGCGAATCAATACCCGTCCGTAAGACCCATGAAAACCCTGAAGATAAGAGGGATGTTATTGCATTCATGGACTCCCACGTTGTCTCAGGAAGAGGTAAGGGGGCTGTGATAGCCACAGGCATGGAGACATCAATGGGTAAAATAGCCAGGATGATACAGGCGGATGAGGGCAAAACACCCCTCCAGGAGAAGATAATCTCCCTCGGGAAGAGCCTAGGCCTCATAGCTGTGTTAGTATGTGCCCTGGTGTTTGCAATACAGTTCCTCCGCGGGCTGCCACTTGTGGACACCTTCATGACAGCAGTCTCCCTTGCAGTCGCATCTGTACCTGAGGGGCTGCCGGCAATACTCACACTGACCCTTGCCCTTGGAATGCAGAGGATGGCCAAAAGCAACGCCATAGTGAGGAGGCTCCTTGCAGTTGAGACCCTCGGGTCATGCTCGGTGATCTGCACAGACAAGACAGGTACACTCACCCACAACCGGATGACCGTGAGGGAATCAGAGCTCACATCCCCTGAAATGGCCCTCAAGGTATGCGCCCTCTGTAACAACGCCACGGTATCAGATGGGGCGGTGATCGGGGACCCCACGGATGCCGCCATACTTAGCTTCGCGGCTGAGAAGGGTTACCTGCGGGATGAACTCGAAAGGAAGTACCCCCGGCTGGCAGAGATACCCCTTGACAGTACAAGGAAAAGGATGAGCACCATAAACCAGCTGGAGGATGGGCGCTACCTCCTGGTGAAGGGCGCCCCCGAGATAATACTAAGAATGTGCCGTTACATCGACAGCGGGGAAGGTGTTGAGGAACTTACCGATGAAGAAGTGGAAAGGTGGCTCTCCCGCCTCAATGATATGACCTCAAGGGCCCTGAGGGTGCTTGCACTGGCATACAGGAAACTCCCTGATGGGGATGATGAGGAGAAGGACCTTGTTTTCGTCGGCCTTGTTGGTATGATGGATCCGCCCAGAAAGGAGGCCGCAGAGGCCATAGAAACATGTAAGAGAGCTGGTATAAAGGTTGTTATGATTACAGGGGACCACAGGGATACCGCTGTCGCCATAGCACGTGAACTGGGACTCATGGATAACGGTATGGCCCTCACAGGGAGGGAGCTTGATGAGATCAGTGACGAGGAGTTCAATGAAATCGTTGAGGATGTCAGGGTCTATGCACGTGTTTTCCCTGAGCAGAAGGTCAGAATAGTTGAGGCCCTCCAGGGCAGGGGCCACGTTGTTGCAATGACCGGTGATGGGGTTAACGACGCCCCGGCCCTCAAGAAGGCCGCCATAGGTGTGGCTATGGGTAGCGGTACAGATGTTGCCAGGGAATCATCCGACATGGTCCTTCAGGATGATAACTTCGCAACCATCGTCAGGGCTGTTAAGGAGGGCAGGACGATATTTGATAACATAAGACGTTTTGTTAAGTTTCAGCTCTCAACAAACGTTGGAGCCATCCTGACAATTGTATCAGCCTCCCTCATCAACCTCCCTGTCCCCTTCAACCCCATACAGATACTCTGGATCAACATAATAATGGATGGACCCCCTGCACAGTCCCTGGGTGTTGAGCCCCCAGAGTCAGATATAATGCTCCGAAAACCTGAACGTGAGGAGATACTCCCAAGGAGGAACCTCCTCAGGATAATCCTCGCAGGTGCTGTGATGGCTGCCGGTACACTGGGGCTCTACATGTACATGCTATCATCAGGGGCGGGTATTGAGAGGGCCATGACTGTTGCCTTCACGGTATTCGTCATATTCCAGATATTCAACGTGTTCAACTGCAAGTCACGGACTGGCCTGTCAAACAGGGCCCTCATACTTGCCGTTGTGGCATCACTGCTGCTGCAGATCCTTGTGATCTACATCGCACCCCTTGAGGGGATATTCAGGACCGTGCCGCTATCAGCGGGTGACTGGGTACTCATAGTCCTTGTGGCATCACTGATACTCATCCTTGAGGCCATACTGAGATTCGTCGATGGAAGAAAATGA
- a CDS encoding UPF0146 family protein, whose translation MWKDLAVYIIRCSGPGTRVVEVGAGRFLYVSDYIRKHSKVDLVLTDIKPSHGGIVCDDITSPRMDLYRGASVIYSIRPPGEIHSPLMRVANAVGARLIIKPLTGEDIVTERKMKLVNYGRTYFYEYLPQATADRSP comes from the coding sequence ATGTGGAAGGATCTTGCAGTTTACATAATCAGGTGCTCAGGGCCGGGAACCCGGGTTGTTGAGGTCGGTGCAGGCAGGTTCCTCTATGTTTCAGATTACATCAGGAAACATTCAAAAGTTGATCTGGTTCTTACAGATATTAAACCTTCCCATGGGGGAATTGTATGTGATGATATCACGTCCCCAAGGATGGATCTATACAGGGGGGCCTCAGTAATATACTCCATAAGACCACCTGGAGAGATCCACAGCCCCCTCATGAGGGTCGCCAATGCCGTGGGTGCCCGGCTAATAATCAAACCCCTCACAGGGGAGGATATTGTAACTGAAAGGAAGATGAAGCTTGTGAACTATGGCAGGACCTACTTCTATGAATACCTGCCTCAAGCCACAGCCGATAGATCCCCATGA
- the rimI gene encoding ribosomal protein S18-alanine N-acetyltransferase, which translates to MIIREFRPQDLKTVLKIERDSFTDPYPAHLLRDIYNLGAGFLVAQVDGRVVGFIIFWIRFEDEGHIISLAVDKDYRRRGVGAALVMAAISIFEKFHIKNIKLEVRARNTGAIKFYRALGFSEEKIIENYYEDGEDAVVMRMDLQTDSLHGKEYRPF; encoded by the coding sequence ATGATAATAAGAGAGTTCAGACCACAGGACCTTAAGACGGTTCTTAAGATTGAAAGGGACTCCTTCACGGACCCATACCCTGCCCACCTCCTCAGGGATATCTACAACCTTGGAGCAGGCTTCCTCGTGGCCCAGGTGGATGGGAGGGTCGTTGGATTCATAATATTCTGGATCCGTTTTGAGGATGAGGGTCATATTATCTCACTTGCAGTTGATAAAGATTACCGCAGGAGGGGTGTTGGGGCGGCACTGGTCATGGCAGCCATAAGTATATTTGAAAAATTTCACATTAAAAATATTAAACTGGAGGTAAGGGCAAGAAATACGGGGGCCATAAAATTCTACCGGGCCCTTGGCTTCAGTGAGGAAAAGATAATAGAGAACTATTATGAGGATGGAGAGGATGCTGTGGTCATGAGGATGGATCTCCAGACTGATTCGCTCCATGGCAAGGAATATCGGCCATTCTAA
- the carA gene encoding glutamine-hydrolyzing carbamoyl-phosphate synthase small subunit yields MFKEAKLALEDGTIIRGEAFGSETVKTGEVVFATGMTGYVESLTDPSYKGQILMPTYPLQGNYGVSKEWYQSDGIKAEGLIVREMCPAPSHSLSEKTLPEFLEEYEIPGIAGVDTRALTIKIRERGAMKGALATEEIDDDELLEMAVKQPDITEIDLVDMVCVREPVIMNEDASRRVVIVDCGIKRNSIDALLERDLGVVVVPYNTSPAEIMDYEPDGLLISSGPGDPTRVRDAIDTVKTLSERLPIFGICLGQQIISLAFGARIYKMKFGHRGINQPVKDLKSGTVSITSQNHGFTVDPDSVRGTDIEITQLNLNDGTPEGIEHRELPVFSVQYHPEAGPGPHDTVNMFDRFLDVLREY; encoded by the coding sequence ATGTTTAAAGAAGCGAAACTCGCCTTGGAAGATGGTACCATAATCAGAGGAGAAGCATTCGGATCTGAGACAGTGAAAACCGGAGAAGTCGTCTTTGCAACCGGGATGACTGGATATGTTGAGTCACTCACAGATCCATCATACAAGGGGCAGATACTGATGCCAACCTATCCACTGCAGGGTAACTATGGCGTCTCCAAGGAGTGGTACCAGTCAGATGGGATAAAGGCCGAGGGCCTCATCGTCAGGGAAATGTGCCCTGCACCCTCACACAGCCTCTCAGAGAAGACCCTCCCCGAGTTCCTGGAGGAATATGAAATCCCTGGAATAGCTGGAGTGGATACACGCGCCCTGACAATAAAGATAAGGGAGAGGGGTGCAATGAAGGGGGCCCTGGCAACCGAGGAGATTGATGACGATGAACTGCTTGAAATGGCGGTGAAACAGCCAGATATAACCGAAATAGACCTTGTGGACATGGTGTGCGTAAGGGAACCGGTCATCATGAATGAGGATGCCTCAAGGAGGGTTGTGATAGTTGACTGCGGAATCAAGAGGAACAGCATAGACGCCCTCCTTGAGAGGGATCTGGGGGTTGTGGTGGTACCCTACAATACATCACCAGCCGAGATAATGGATTACGAGCCCGACGGTCTCCTCATATCAAGCGGACCAGGGGACCCCACAAGGGTGAGGGATGCCATAGACACGGTTAAAACGCTGTCAGAACGCCTACCCATATTCGGTATATGCCTCGGACAGCAGATAATCTCACTGGCCTTCGGGGCCCGCATATACAAGATGAAGTTCGGTCACAGGGGCATAAACCAGCCTGTGAAGGACCTGAAGAGCGGGACGGTTTCAATAACCTCCCAGAACCATGGCTTCACGGTTGACCCTGATTCAGTGAGGGGCACTGACATAGAGATAACACAGCTGAACCTAAACGACGGAACACCTGAGGGTATAGAGCACAGGGAACTCCCTGTATTCAGTGTCCAGTATCACCCTGAGGCGGGTCCAGGGCCACACGACACAGTGAACATGTTTGATCGCTTTTTGGATGTTTTAAGGGAATATTAA
- the carB gene encoding carbamoyl-phosphate synthase large subunit — protein MPRDESINKVLIIGSGPIQIGQAAEFDYSGSQACKSLREEGIETVLVNSNPATIQTDMDMADRVYVEPLTPEIVARIIEKEKPDAVLPTMGGQTGLNVATGLAEMGALEGVRVIGSSIETIRRVEDRDLFDSFMKKLNEPVPAARAVSSVEEALEAVEEIGYPVIVRPAFTLGGTGGGVAHNRDELIEISTRGLEMSFINQVLIDQSVLGWKEFEYEVMRDRNDTCIIVCNMENIDPMGIHTGESVVVAPAQTLSDEDNQRLRDAAIKIIRALKIEGGCNIQFAVHPETGEYKVIEVNPRVSRSSALASKATGYPIAKIAAKIAVGMTLDEIQNDITKETPASFEPTIDYVVTKIPRWPFDKFKGISREIGVQMKSTGEVMAIGRTLEESLNKAIRSLDIGADGFTETPYTRADLENPTDQRLFQVYTALRDGMSIEEIHGLTRIDPFFLQKIRNIAEFESSLTREALEDPRILLRAKRMGFSDSRLASITGMDESGIRALRLEHNIKPVYKMVDTCAAEFEARTPYYYGCYDLEDEVEVSDRRKVLIIGSGPIRIGQGIEFDYCCVHAAMALSEDGYETIMVNNNPETVSTDYDISDKLYFEPLTLEDVLAIIEKEKPEGVVVQFGGQTSINLAVPLAEAGVRILGTPHESIDRVEDRERFTEVLNKLGIPQAPYGIAKSFEDARAVAERIGYPVLVRPSYVLGGRAMEIVYDDEELEEYMREAVRVSPEHPILVDKFLEDAIEVDVDALCDGTDVYIGGIMEHIEEAGVHSGDSACVIPPQSIPVDIIDTIKDYTRKLALELEVVGLINIQYAVKPDSDPSVYILEANPRASRTVPFVSKATGVPLAKIAARLMMGAKLRDLGLTEEKDVEHVAVKESVFPFIKLPGADSVLGPEMKSTGEAMGIDENFGIAYYKSQLSASMDLLNEGKVFISVRDQDKDKIADIVKKADELGFRIMATRGTARAVSDIADIEVVRKVSQGSPNIRDAILNGEVGLIINTPSGKQSADDGYLIRRMAVELGIPYVTTLAGARAALNAIEAVRMGKITVKALDEYHGN, from the coding sequence ATGCCGCGGGATGAAAGCATCAATAAGGTACTTATCATAGGGTCTGGCCCTATACAGATAGGGCAGGCAGCAGAATTTGACTACTCTGGCTCTCAGGCATGCAAATCACTCCGGGAGGAGGGTATAGAGACTGTACTTGTTAACTCCAACCCTGCAACCATACAGACAGACATGGACATGGCCGACAGGGTCTACGTAGAACCCCTCACACCCGAGATAGTTGCAAGGATAATCGAGAAGGAGAAACCTGACGCAGTACTCCCAACAATGGGGGGTCAGACAGGACTCAACGTTGCAACAGGTCTTGCAGAGATGGGAGCACTTGAGGGGGTCCGGGTCATAGGTTCATCCATTGAGACCATAAGGAGGGTGGAGGACCGTGACCTCTTTGACAGCTTCATGAAGAAGCTCAACGAACCGGTACCTGCAGCCAGGGCCGTCAGTTCAGTTGAAGAGGCCCTTGAGGCGGTCGAGGAGATAGGCTATCCTGTGATAGTGAGGCCCGCCTTCACCCTGGGGGGCACAGGTGGGGGGGTGGCCCACAACAGGGATGAACTCATCGAGATATCAACCCGGGGCCTTGAGATGAGCTTCATCAACCAGGTTCTCATTGATCAGTCAGTGCTTGGGTGGAAGGAATTTGAGTATGAGGTTATGAGGGACCGCAATGACACCTGCATAATCGTCTGTAACATGGAGAACATCGACCCCATGGGTATACACACAGGTGAAAGCGTGGTGGTTGCACCTGCCCAGACCCTCAGCGATGAGGACAACCAGAGGCTAAGGGATGCGGCCATAAAGATCATAAGGGCCCTCAAGATAGAGGGTGGCTGCAACATACAGTTCGCTGTCCACCCGGAGACAGGGGAGTACAAGGTCATAGAGGTGAACCCAAGGGTAAGCAGGAGCAGTGCACTGGCATCAAAGGCCACGGGTTACCCAATAGCCAAGATCGCAGCCAAGATCGCTGTTGGAATGACCCTCGATGAGATACAGAACGACATCACAAAGGAGACACCAGCATCATTCGAGCCCACAATCGATTACGTGGTCACAAAGATCCCCCGCTGGCCATTTGACAAGTTCAAGGGAATAAGCAGAGAGATAGGGGTTCAGATGAAGTCCACGGGGGAGGTCATGGCCATAGGGAGAACCCTTGAGGAGTCCCTCAACAAGGCCATAAGGTCCCTGGACATCGGTGCAGACGGATTCACTGAGACACCATACACCCGGGCGGACCTTGAAAATCCAACGGACCAGAGGCTCTTCCAGGTCTACACTGCCCTCAGGGATGGTATGAGCATAGAGGAGATACATGGGCTAACCAGGATAGACCCCTTCTTCCTGCAGAAGATAAGGAACATAGCTGAATTTGAATCATCCCTCACCAGGGAAGCCCTGGAGGACCCCCGTATACTCCTCAGGGCCAAGAGGATGGGCTTTTCAGATTCCAGACTGGCATCCATCACAGGCATGGATGAATCAGGTATCAGGGCCCTGAGGCTTGAACATAACATAAAACCGGTCTACAAGATGGTTGATACATGTGCAGCGGAGTTTGAGGCCAGGACACCCTACTACTATGGCTGCTATGACCTTGAAGATGAGGTGGAGGTATCAGACCGCAGGAAGGTCCTCATCATAGGTTCAGGGCCCATAAGGATAGGCCAGGGAATAGAGTTCGATTACTGCTGTGTGCACGCTGCCATGGCCCTCAGTGAGGATGGATATGAGACCATAATGGTGAACAACAACCCGGAAACGGTGAGTACAGACTATGACATCTCAGATAAGCTCTACTTTGAGCCCCTAACCCTCGAGGACGTCCTGGCCATCATAGAGAAGGAGAAACCTGAGGGTGTTGTTGTCCAGTTCGGCGGTCAGACATCCATAAACCTGGCGGTCCCCCTGGCTGAGGCTGGTGTGAGGATACTTGGAACACCCCATGAGAGCATAGATCGGGTCGAGGACCGTGAAAGGTTCACAGAGGTCTTAAACAAACTTGGAATACCCCAGGCACCCTATGGAATCGCCAAGTCCTTTGAGGATGCAAGGGCCGTGGCCGAACGCATAGGCTACCCTGTACTCGTAAGGCCCTCCTATGTCCTGGGTGGAAGGGCAATGGAGATAGTCTATGATGATGAGGAACTTGAGGAGTACATGAGGGAGGCAGTCCGGGTATCCCCCGAACACCCCATACTGGTGGATAAGTTCCTGGAGGATGCCATAGAAGTGGACGTGGATGCACTCTGCGACGGCACCGACGTCTACATAGGGGGTATAATGGAGCATATAGAGGAGGCAGGAGTTCATTCAGGAGACTCAGCCTGCGTTATACCACCACAGAGCATCCCTGTGGACATAATTGATACCATAAAGGATTACACGAGGAAACTGGCCCTCGAACTCGAGGTGGTGGGTCTCATAAACATACAGTACGCTGTCAAGCCAGACTCAGATCCTTCGGTCTACATACTCGAGGCAAACCCGAGGGCAAGCCGTACAGTGCCCTTCGTCAGCAAGGCCACAGGGGTCCCCCTCGCCAAGATTGCTGCAAGGCTCATGATGGGTGCGAAGCTAAGGGACCTTGGCCTCACAGAGGAGAAGGATGTGGAACATGTGGCTGTGAAGGAGTCTGTATTCCCATTCATAAAGCTCCCCGGAGCAGATTCTGTCCTGGGCCCTGAGATGAAATCAACGGGTGAGGCCATGGGAATAGATGAGAACTTTGGGATAGCCTACTACAAGTCCCAGCTCTCAGCCAGCATGGACCTCCTCAACGAGGGGAAGGTCTTCATAAGTGTCAGAGACCAGGACAAGGATAAGATAGCAGATATCGTTAAAAAGGCCGATGAACTTGGCTTCAGGATCATGGCAACCAGGGGAACGGCCAGGGCAGTCAGTGACATAGCAGATATAGAGGTTGTGAGGAAGGTGAGCCAGGGGTCACCAAACATCAGGGACGCCATCCTCAACGGTGAAGTTGGTCTCATAATAAATACACCATCAGGGAAGCAGTCAGCCGATGACGGCTACCTCATAAGGAGGATGGCGGTTGAACTGGGAATACCCTACGTCACGACACTCGCCGGGGCCAGGGCCGCCCTGAATGCCATTGAAGCAGTCCGCATGGGGAAAATAACAGTGAAGGCCCTTGACGAATACCATGGAAACTGA